AAaagcctatatatatatatatatatatatatatatatatatatatatatatatatatatatatatatatatattatatatatatatatatatatatatatatatatatatatatatatatatatatatatatattatatatatgtatatatatatatatatatatatatatatatgtatatatatatatatatatatatatatatatatatatatatatatatatatatatatatatatatatatatatatatatatatatataatatatatatatatatatatatatatatatatatatatatatatatatatatatatatatatatatatatatatatatatatatatatatatataatatatatatatatatatatatatatatatatatatatatatataaagggtgattcttttgaggttaggattttcatgcattagtatttgtcatggtgtcaaagagaaagatgctcagtatgctttgacatttcatcatgaatagacttactaacgagaatgggccctagaaaagttggcagaaaatccgcttttttatcgacaaattttgttcagcgatgaggctcatttctggttgaatggctacgtaaataagcaaaattgccgcatttggagtgaagagcaaccagaagccgttcaagaactgcccatgcatcccgaaaaatgcactgtttggtgtggtttgtacgctggtggaatcattggaccgtattttttcaaagatgctgttggacgcaacgttacggtgaatggcgatcgctatcgttcgatgctaacaaactttttgttgccaaaaatggaagaactgaacttggttgacatgtggtttcaacaagatggcgctacatgccacacagctcgcgattctatggccattttgagggaaaacttcggagaacaattcatctcaagaaatggaccggcaagttggccaccaagatcatgcgatttgacgcctttagactattttttgtggggctacgtcaagtctaaagtctacagaaataagccagcaactattccagctttggaagacaacatttccgaagaaattcgggctattccggccgaaatgctcgaaaaagttgcccaaaattggactttccgaatggaccacctaagacgcagccgcggtcaacatttaaatgaaattatcttcaaaaagtaaatgtcatggaccaatctaacgtttcaaataaagaaccgatgagattttgcaaattttatgcgtttttttttttaaaaagttatcaagctcttaacaaatcaccctttatatacatgCCATGGAGACACtgttggacagacggacggacatggctacctCACTCGGAATTTAATCACGAGCAAGAATATACATTCTCAGACTGATCTTTTTatgcaaaatgattttgaatgaccgtaaaatgaagttgatcgagatagccgaGGGCTTAAAGATATTAATTTGGATAtggggaagctctgtgcaaaatgggtgccgcgcgagctcacatttggctccatcactacactccagagtccaatcgacagtcggctgagtggacagcgaccggtgaaccgtctccgaagcgtggaaagactcaaaagtccgctggcaaagtaatggcctctgcttttgggatgtgcatggaataatttttatcgattatcttgagatgggaaaaaccatcaacagtgaccaatatatggcgttattggagcgtctgaaggtcgaaatcgcggcaaaacggccacatatgaagaaggaaaaagtgttgttccaccaagacaaggaaccgtgccacaagtcattgagaacgatggcaaaaattcatgaattgggcttcgaattgctttcccacccaccgcattctccagatctggcccccagggactttttcttgttatcagacctcaaaaggatgctcgcagggaaaaaatttggctgcaatgaataggtgatcgccgaaactgaggcctattttgaggcaaaaccgaaggagtactaccaaaatggtatcaaacaattggaaggtcgttataatcattgtatcgctcttgaagggaactatgttgaataataaaaactaattttgacaaaaacaagtacggaaagtctaaagtcgggcggtgccgacaatattataccatgcaccactttgtagatctaaattttcgataccacatcacatccgtcaaatgtgttggggctatatataaatgtttgtcccaaatacaaacatttaaatatcactcgatctggaagaatatgatagacttctacaaaatctttagactcaaaatttaaatttaatttaatgcactagggtggaacacaatgttagtaaaaaaatatgggaaacatttaaatctgaagcaattttaatgaaacttcgcaaaagtttatttatgatttatcgcccgatatatatgtattagaattttaggaaaattggggtcctttttacaacttttcgactaagcagtggcgattttacaaggaaaatgttggtattttgaccatttttgtcgaaatcagaaaaacatatatatgggagctatatctaaatctgaaccgatttcaaccaaatttggcacgcataacaacaatactaattctactccctgtgcaaaatttcaactaaatcggagttaaaaattggcctctgtggtcatatgagtgtaaatcgggcgaaagctatatatgggagatatatctaaatctgaaccgatttcaaccaaatttgcacgcatagctacaatgctatttctactccctgtgcaaaatttcaagtaaatcggagctaaaaattggcctctgcggtcatatgagtgtaaatcgggcgaaagctatacatgggagctatatctaaatctgaaccgatttcaaccaaatttggcatgcatagcaacaatgttaattctactctctgtgcaaaatttcaaccaaattggggtaaaactctggcttctgggaccgtattagtccatatcgggcgaaaggtatatatgggagctatatctaaatctgaaccgatttcaataaaatttggcacacttgactatagtactaattgttcttcttgtgcaaaattttaagcaaattagggtaaaactctggcttctgggtccatctaagtccatatcgggcgaaatatatatttgggagctatatctaaatctgaaccgatttcttccaagggatagggatctattctgagccaaaacacatacttatgccaaatttaaagtcgattggactaaaactgcgacctagactttgattacaaaaatgtgttcacggacagacggacatggctatatcgactcaggagcccaccctgagcatttttgccaaagacaccatgtgtctatctcgtctccttttgggtgttgcaaacatatgcactaacttataataccctgttccacagtgtggagcagggtataaaaatgtgtttttctttgttagaccggggacatatcagccaacctgctatattgaaaaaattaaaagttccgGTATATCGAATAAAGActgtataatttaatttatcttttgatttatttagttttataggcTTACCTGTTGATATTGCTCCAATTAATATATGTCTCCCAAGTTACATTTATGACATATTCTGATAATTATTAAACCTTCATTTCTCTTGGGAAAATAGTGTAACATAATCGTTGGCAATTAGATTTTCCATAATTGCtcaatcaaaattaaataaattgtcattcaacacttttttttgttttcatcaaCATCAATCTATTCTATTTAACATGGtcaattaaataaacaattgtTTTCTCCACGCATTCTGACACAAACATTAAACATATACATACttcatttcaatatttcatattCATTAAAATGAAAACGTTTAATTTTCTAATAATATTGTTAGGTGTGATGATAGGAAATGTAAGTCTGAAGACTAGCATCCTGAAGACAACTTTGTTAATGTGTGGACCCTTTTTAAGTGGCATTTCTAGATGTTatctattagacataattttaaattgttttcatttttatgttaataaataaattttattatgttttttcaGGTATTACCATCTGTTCGTATTGAAAAAGCCATTTGTAACATAACAGATCCCGAATATGCCCGCCTTGATTTGTGTGTAgtgaaatcaaataaaaacaatattcgtGGCCTCTCAATGACACTTTTGCTTCTAAAAGGCCCCTTGACAAACTGTCACGTCAATACCCAACTGTTCCATGTACCTGCTAAGAGATCGGTTTTATTAACCAACAGAACATGGGATTTATGTAAACATTTGAAAACGGGTCGTGGAAGTATTCCTGCATTGTTTATTATAGGCTTACTAAAGCAGTTCTCAAATTTAAATCAGACGTGTCCATTGGGAGTAAGTAAATAGttcaattgaagaaaaaaactatagaCAAACGAAGAAGAAATATATTCCGAAAGCGACacacagaaaaggaatatgacaACCTCAAACAGGTTTCAAGAAGGTTTCTTTAGCAGAAATTCAGTGTTTTCCGACATCACATACATAATATCCAAAGAAATGGCTgctacaaacatgttacatgttccctattaaaaacatgaaacattatgctcttgaaatatgtttaaaTTGATCATATTCTTTTTCATACTTTAGCATACAATAATtggcatattttcttttagtactaaatgcaacatttgtatgagctatctAGAATGTTATTGCACTGGTGACATCTCGTCAGGGTCAATGTTACCACTTTAATGGCAAAATTGCcacttatttgacatttctgtaatatttttttgttattctgcTATATgccataatttttacatttttataccactTTCGTGTAAATGTGCATCCTTTATTTCATTAACTACTCCATTATTAActccagaaaaaatattttttgtcttcaattacgaaattaattcacccaattaatttttgattgaa
The sequence above is a segment of the Haematobia irritans isolate KBUSLIRL unplaced genomic scaffold, ASM5000362v1 scaffold_125, whole genome shotgun sequence genome. Coding sequences within it:
- the LOC142242425 gene encoding uncharacterized protein LOC142242425 — translated: VLPSVRIEKAICNITDPEYARLDLCVVKSNKNNIRGLSMTLLLLKGPLTNCHVNTQLFHVPAKRSVLLTNRTWDLCKHLKTGRGSIPALFIIGLLKQFSNLNQTCPLG